The proteins below are encoded in one region of Euphorbia lathyris unplaced genomic scaffold, ddEupLath1.1 SCAFFOLD_42, whole genome shotgun sequence:
- the LOC136210442 gene encoding uncharacterized protein: protein MLLEMEQQQATASFISSLNMSPFTMQLEQQPSSPALANNSSNSNNNSNNSNNNNNNNNNNSNISNNGNNSNDNEAALSGADADYTAYTLHLVGSNQPQHQHHQQQQQQHHHHHQQQQQTHHQHHQQQQHYQHQQQQNIANNPNFSYSYIYNFDSQYVFPTGYQDNTSSHSQQSAGANSVGGNTGNTPGSSGNNNIVNSAGVSLLNSVVSAGGGGDNVACNNPNAGSAVVAAAGGFMSLLPHGVGVGTASTSSGHLGGPTVGGSVNTNAGGGTSGEGIDFKHLFEELCPVCGDKVSGYHYGLLTCESCKGFFKRTVQNKKVYTCVAERSCHIDKTQRKRCPYCRFQKCLEVGMKLE, encoded by the exons ATGCTATTGGAAATGGAACAACAACAGGCGACAGCGTCGTTTATATCGTCGCTTAATATGTCACCATTCACAATGCAATTAGAACAGCAGCCCTCAAGTCCGGCACTAG CAAATAATAGtagtaatagtaataataatagtaataatagcaacaataataataataataataataataacagtaaTATTAGCAATAATggaaacaattcaaatgataaTGAAGCAGCCTTGAGTGGTGCCGATGCAGATTATACAGCCTATACATTGCACTTAGTAGGCAGTAATCAACCGCAACATCAACACCATCAACAACAGCAGCAGCAGCATCATCATCAccaccaacaacaacaacaaacacaTCACCAACATCATCAACAACAGCAACATTATCAACATCAACAACAACAGAATATTGCCAACAACCCAAACTTTTCATATTCGTATATATACAATTTCGATTCACAATACGTATTCCCGACAGGTTATCAGGACAATACCTCCTCACATTCACAACAGAGTGCTGGAGCAAATAGTGTTGGGGGCAACACTGGCAACACACCAGGCTCATCCGGCAATAATAACATTGTTAATTCAGCCGGTGTATCATTACTTAATAGTGTGGTCAGTGCTGGTGGCGGCGGTGACAACGTTGCTTGCAATAATCCGAATGCTGGCTCAGCTGTGGTTGCCGCGGCTGGAGGCTTCATGTCACTTCTGCCGCATGGTGTAGGTGTTGGTACAGCCTCCACCTCGAGTGGCCATTTGGGTGGTCCAACAGTCGGTGGCAGTGTAAATACCAACGCTGGTGGTGGCACTAGTGGCGAAGGTATTGACTTTAAACATCTGTTCGAGGAATTATGTCCTGTATGTGGTGATAAAGTGAGCGGATATCATTATGGTTTACTCACATGTGAATCATGCAAAGGTTTCTTTAAACGCACGGTGCAAAACAAAAAAGTTTACACATGTGTTGCTGAACGCTCTTGCCACATAGACAAGACACAACGTAAAAGGTGTCCCTACTGCAGATTCCAAAAATGTCTGGAAGTGGGCATGAAACTAGAAG